In the genome of Nitrospiraceae bacterium, the window GTTTCACTGGCCAGCGGCGACCCCAGTTGGGACCAGGGCCCGCATCATATTACGATAGAAGGCATCACCGTCATTAATAATCAGACGACCGCTACCAATCAATTCATTACCATTACCAACCAACCCATTAGCGTCGCGGATGGGCAATTGAGTCTGCAACTGACTCGAACATCTTCTACACATACCATACTGAATTATGTGATTATCACCCCGGCGTCATCCGATACCACACCTCCTGCCGTCACACTAACGGCCCCCAGCGCGGGCCCCGTCTCCGGCACGGTGACGGTCAGCGCCAGCGCCAGCGATAATGTCGGCGTCACCGGTGTCCAATTCCGGCTCCAGGGCGCCAACCTCGGCGCCGAAGATACGACCAATCCCTACAGCACCAGCTGGAATACCACCACCGTGCCGAATGGCTCCTACACCCTCACGGCCATCGCCCGTGATGCGGCGGGCAATACCAAAACCTCGGCCCCTATCACGGTCACCGTGAGCAATATCAGCACCCCGCCCGCAGATACGACCGCCCCGACGGTCACGCTAACGGCCCCCAGTGCGGGCCCCGTCTCCGGCACGGTGACGGTCAGCGCCAGCGCCAGCGATAATGTCGGCGTCACCGGTGTCCAATTCCGGCTCCAGGGCGCCAACCTCGGCGCCGAAGATACGACCAATCCCTACAGCACCAGCTGGAATACCACCACCGTGCCGAATGGCTCCTACACCCTCACGGCCATCGCCCGTGATGCGGCGGGCAATACCAAAACCTCGGCCCCTATCACGGTCACCGTGAGCAATATCAGCACCCCGCCCGCAGATACGACCGCCCCGACGGTCACGCTAACGGCCCCCAGTGCGGGCACCGTCTCCGGCACGGTGACGGTCAGCGCCAGCGCCAGCGATAATGTCGGCGTCACCGGTGTCCAATTCCGGCTCCAGGGCGCCAACCTCGGCGCCGAAGATACGACCAATCCCTACAGCACCAGCTGGAATACCACCACCGTGCCGAATGGCTCCTACACCCTCACGGCCATCGCCCGTGATGCGGCGGGCAATACCAAAACCTCGGCCCCTATCACGGTCACCGTGAGCAATACCAGCACACCACCCTCACCCCAAAATCACGATCTGAATGGGGACGGTAAGGCCGATCTGGTCTGGCGGAATACAAAAACCGGGCACGTGGCTGGGTGGCTGCTCAATGGCAAAAGCATTGCGGACTCGGGCTTTCTGGGCCAGTTGACTATGGAATGGTCCCTGAAGGGAATGGGGGATCTGAATGCCGATGGCCACACGGATATCATCTGGCGCAATGAAACGAGCGGCGCGATAGCGGTATGGTTGATGGATGGCCTGAACATCGCCTCCACCGGCTTTCCCGGCACCGCATCGACGGATTGGGATATTTACGGAGTCGGGGATCTAAACGGTGACGGCAAGGCAGACCTTATTTGGCGACACACGAATGGCAGCACCGCGGTATGGTTGATGAATGGGACGGCGCCTCCCTCCTCCACCGGCTCACTGGGCGGTGTGGCCTTAGCCTGGCAGATCGCGGGAGTGGGGGATCTGAATGCGGATGGCCACGCGGATATCATCTGGCGCAATGAAACGACCGGCGCGGTAGCGGTATGGCTGATGGACGGCCTGAACATCGCCTCCACCGGTTTTCCCGGCACAGCGTCAACAACATGGGATATTCACGGAGTCGGGGATCTAAACGGTGACCGAAAAGCAGACCTTATATGGCGGCACACGAATGGCAGCACCGCGGTATGGTTAATGAATGGAACGGCGCCTCCCTCCTCCACCGGCTCACTGGGCGGAGTAGCCGTACCGTGGCAGATTGTGCAAGTGGATGATGTGGATGCGGACGGACAGGCGGATATCATCTGGCGCAATGAAGCGAGCGGCCAGGTAGCAGTATGGCTGATGGACGGCTTGACCAGGACTTCCGTAGGCTTTTACGGTTCCGCTTCCTCAGACTGGGAAATTCGGTAGGCACGATTGTTAAAAACACAAGAATACAGAGCTGGGATGGTCTCATGGGCCATCCCGCTCTCTGTTAGTAACTAGTACCTGCCAGGAATAATCATTCGTCCCGCGCAACTATCCGGCATACGGATATCCACCACACCCCTTGGTCCTATGACAGCTTCCAAGGATAGGCAGGGAACACATTCGACCCCCATGTCGGCATTGGCCTTAGTGCCATTAATCCTGAAACTCCTCCCCGCCAATTTGGCAAACCCGCCAAGGACTGCTATGAATAGTTTGATGGGAGGTGGCTCCCTGAATCCCTCTGAAAGTTTTGGCACAATCAGATTACAATTTGTTTGTGAAATAAATAACGGGTAGATGAATTTTGACAGACAAGGCTAGGATCTTACTCATGGTGCCGTATCATTTCCCCAAAGCCACAGATCATCCTACAGAGGTCGTAGCACTTCAAACTTGAATACACCTCTTCCTTGCTGCCAGAAGGTATCTGAGGCTATTCTAAATTTGGAACTGGTCAAACTATTTGTTATCAATTAAAAATGCCTTTAAATCAGTTTTCTTGAGATTGCTATAAGCATTCTATCGTGGTTTACCGTTTCCCCTATGGTATAGAAAGATGGAACGGCTTTACGTTAATTTCCTCAACCCTGCGGCTGCTATCATTTTATTGTTCCGGCCCGACAGAGGAGTTTCGGTCGCCCTATGGAAACTACAATGGCAATTAGGATGATTAGTGAAGCAAGCGTGCAACAAACATGAGCACGATGACAGGCCAGTGGGCCTGGGATAAAATTTGATTAGGGGAAGCCCCCTGTCGATGCGCACTTCAATGCACAAAAAGGAGGTCAAGGAGACAGTATGGCTAAACTGATCGAGCAACCCACAAGAATTAAACCTGCGGGGAATAAACCCAAACTCATCGATGAATTTATCGGACGGGTCAATAGCGGCACAGACCAGATCAGCATTGCGCGGATGCAAAGTCCTTCCGGATGGGAAGAGCCAGGCCAGACCCCGGAGTTCGATGAATATACACTGGTCCTGTCCGGTCAATTACGGGTGGAAACGAAGGAAGGCGTGATTGAGGTGAATGCCGGTCAGGCGATCATCGCCTATCGCAATGAATGGGTGCGATACAGCACCCCGGGACCTGAGGGAGCTGAGTATATCGCGGTATGTACTCAGGCCTTTTCCCCGGAGACCGTGCATCGCGATCCCTCGTGAATCTTTTCCGACTCACACCTGATCGGTTTTTTACAGTCAACGAAGCAGAAAACGGATGGACTGAAAACGCGACATCCAACCCTGCAAGAGCAAAATGGAACGCGATACTCCCTGATATTGTATTGGGAGTGTCACCACTCGTAATGTACAGAAGGGACAGTTCGGTGAATAACGGTTGATCAAAAACCACCCCCTTCTGTAAAAACACATGTACCAGACAC includes:
- a CDS encoding FG-GAP repeat protein: MIRPTTTLGFVIARTVHLTLLLFGLFVSSAYSASSVQLTWNANTESDLAGYKIYKRTLPSQDFGQPIFSGFPNNPSSPSTTVSGLSGGTTYGFIATAFDTAGNESTPSTEATITITTSPPPADTTAPTVALSTPSAGTVSGTVTVSASASDNVGVAGVQFRLQGANLGVEDTTNPYSTSWNTTTVPNGSYTLTAIARDAAGNTKTSAAVTVTVSNTSPPPPSGSPIFVNFQPSSASVPSGYQKDDGSVYTSSRGYGWTTFVNTRERNVQADQRLDTFIHFDSGTSVTWNYDLPNGEYNVSLASGDPSWDQGPHHITIEGITVINNQTTATNQFITITNQPISVADGQLSLQLTRTSSTHTILNYVIITPASSDTTPPAVTLTAPSAGPVSGTVTVSASASDNVGVTGVQFRLQGANLGAEDTTNPYSTSWNTTTVPNGSYTLTAIARDAAGNTKTSAPITVTVSNISTPPADTTAPTVTLTAPSAGPVSGTVTVSASASDNVGVTGVQFRLQGANLGAEDTTNPYSTSWNTTTVPNGSYTLTAIARDAAGNTKTSAPITVTVSNISTPPADTTAPTVTLTAPSAGTVSGTVTVSASASDNVGVTGVQFRLQGANLGAEDTTNPYSTSWNTTTVPNGSYTLTAIARDAAGNTKTSAPITVTVSNTSTPPSPQNHDLNGDGKADLVWRNTKTGHVAGWLLNGKSIADSGFLGQLTMEWSLKGMGDLNADGHTDIIWRNETSGAIAVWLMDGLNIASTGFPGTASTDWDIYGVGDLNGDGKADLIWRHTNGSTAVWLMNGTAPPSSTGSLGGVALAWQIAGVGDLNADGHADIIWRNETTGAVAVWLMDGLNIASTGFPGTASTTWDIHGVGDLNGDRKADLIWRHTNGSTAVWLMNGTAPPSSTGSLGGVAVPWQIVQVDDVDADGQADIIWRNEASGQVAVWLMDGLTRTSVGFYGSASSDWEIR
- a CDS encoding cupin, with product MAKLIEQPTRIKPAGNKPKLIDEFIGRVNSGTDQISIARMQSPSGWEEPGQTPEFDEYTLVLSGQLRVETKEGVIEVNAGQAIIAYRNEWVRYSTPGPEGAEYIAVCTQAFSPETVHRDPS